A window of Castanea sativa cultivar Marrone di Chiusa Pesio chromosome 1, ASM4071231v1 contains these coding sequences:
- the LOC142612731 gene encoding stromal cell-derived factor 2-like protein, whose protein sequence is MALGFFALALFLFLGLDSEDGYASYATASSSSEGVEITYGSVLKLMHERSKFRLHSHDVPYGSGSGQQSVTGFPNVDDANSYWIVRPEPGTSAKQGDTIKSGTIIRLQHMRTRKWLHSHLHASPISGNLEVSCFGGESESDTGDYWRLTIEGSGKIWKQDQRIRLQHVDTGGYLHSHDKKYSRIAGGQQEVCGVREKRADNVWLAAEGAYLPITESK, encoded by the exons ATGGCTCTCGGATTCTTCGCTCTCGCTCTTTTCCTCTTCCTCGGCCTCGATTCTGAGGACGGATATGCCTCCTACGCCACCGCCTCTTCTTCCTCTGAAGGCGTCGAG ATTACTTATGGATCAGTTCTTAAGCTGATGCATGAGAGGTCCAAGTTTCGGCTGCATTCTCATGATGTGCCCTACGGTTCTGGTAGCGGCCAACAATCAGTTACTGGATTTCCCAATGTTGATGATGCCAATAGCTACTGG ATTGTTAGACCTGAGCCTGGAACATCTGCCAAACAAGGTGACACCATCAAAAGTGGGACAATCATCAGGTTGCAACACATGAGGACCAGAAAATGGCTGCACAGCCATTTGCATGCATCTCCAATATCTGGCAACCTAGAG GTGAGCTGTTTCGGGGGAGAATCTGAATCTGACACTGGTGATTATTGGAG GCTGACAATTGAAGGGAGTGGGAAGATTTGGAAGCAGGATCAAAGGATTCGGCTTCAACATGTGGACACTGGTGGCTACCTTCATAGTCATGACAAGAAATACTCCCGCATTGCTGGAGGACAGCAAGAG GTCTGTGGTGTCCGAGAAAAGCGTGCCGACAATGTCTGGTTAGCAGCGGAAGGCGCATACCTTCCAATTACAGAAAGCAAGTAG